In Brevibacillus brevis, a genomic segment contains:
- a CDS encoding DL-endopeptidase inhibitor IseA family protein, which produces MNSLDEWRMFKQFIHSAERVWTQIAASPRGKPVYTVGGLDYTPLPEKYNTKRKISRIFRRYWGRQLSETMIRNLNLRLVKGKLCVPYKEIPSFPTIVQSLQVKANSPNQKVVSAVLMGGSKKVRVEYRFIRAGATAPYTIMKRSARENDPRYRLPGAAKTKAKAKPTAQAKPKAKPKQQSNGRKKLLKTP; this is translated from the coding sequence GTGAATTCCTTGGATGAATGGCGCATGTTCAAACAGTTTATCCATTCCGCCGAACGAGTCTGGACTCAGATTGCGGCTTCGCCGAGAGGGAAGCCAGTCTACACGGTGGGCGGTCTGGATTACACGCCATTGCCGGAAAAGTACAACACCAAGCGCAAAATTTCGCGCATTTTTCGCCGCTACTGGGGAAGACAGCTGAGCGAGACGATGATTCGCAACCTGAATCTTCGTCTGGTCAAAGGAAAGCTCTGCGTGCCGTACAAGGAGATTCCGTCGTTCCCTACCATCGTTCAGTCGCTGCAAGTGAAAGCCAACAGTCCCAACCAGAAAGTCGTATCCGCAGTCTTGATGGGAGGAAGCAAGAAGGTGCGGGTCGAATATCGGTTCATCCGTGCCGGTGCGACAGCTCCTTACACGATCATGAAACGATCCGCAAGGGAAAATGACCCGCGTTATCGGCTGCCGGGGGCTGCAAAAACGAAGGCAAAGGCAAAACCTACAGCCCAGGCAAAACCTAAAGCCAAGCCAAAACAGCAGTCCAATGGAAGGAAGAAGCTCCTCAAAACCCCATGA
- the asnB gene encoding asparagine synthase (glutamine-hydrolyzing) codes for MCGIVGWLDWEKDLSQERPVLQAMTNCLTRRGPDAEGFWVTPRVAFGHRRLVVVDPSGGLQPMTAVQNENACTMIYNGELYNTEDLRAELLAAGHTFRSHSDTEVLLHAYLEWGADCTSRLNGIFAFAIWDERRQRLFLARDRMGVKPLFYAERGSSFLFASELKSLLAHPDVKPALSREGLAEVFAISPARTPGHGVFHEVYEVRPGCALTVTRDGVKISRYWQLESRPHTDDLETTAARVKELVTDSIQRQLVADVPVSTLLSGGLDSSVITAVAARYFEQEGRGPLHTYSIDYVDNARHFQASAFQPNEDAPFVRLVSQHLGTHHHDIQFDTDELIDALRTATLARDLPGMADVDASLYLFCREIKKETTVVLSGECADEVFGGYPWFHREDMLNARTFPWARATKERASWLSPELRDWVKPEEYVAMRYEETLDEVPQLPGESPFEARRREMFYLNLTWFMNTLLDRKDRMSMAASLEARVPFCDHRIVEYVWNIPWELKTYGNREKGILRKAMEGILPDEVLYRKKSPYPKTHNPSYTEGVRAWLLDILSDPASPLLPLIDVPTIRRIAESDAQASSIPFFGQLMSTPQLFAFLGQLDYWLREYRVTILS; via the coding sequence ATGTGTGGAATCGTTGGTTGGTTGGATTGGGAAAAAGACCTTTCCCAGGAGCGCCCGGTTTTGCAAGCGATGACGAATTGTTTGACAAGGCGGGGACCCGATGCGGAAGGCTTTTGGGTCACACCCCGCGTGGCGTTTGGACACCGCCGGCTGGTCGTCGTCGATCCATCCGGTGGCCTGCAGCCCATGACGGCTGTCCAGAACGAAAATGCGTGCACCATGATTTACAACGGCGAGCTGTACAATACGGAAGATTTGCGTGCCGAATTGCTTGCGGCAGGCCATACATTTCGCTCCCATTCGGATACGGAAGTGCTGCTACATGCCTACCTCGAATGGGGGGCGGATTGCACCAGCCGACTCAACGGGATCTTCGCCTTTGCCATCTGGGATGAACGCAGGCAGCGCCTTTTCCTCGCCCGCGACCGCATGGGGGTAAAGCCGTTGTTTTACGCAGAGCGGGGCAGCTCTTTCCTCTTCGCCTCAGAGCTGAAATCCCTTCTTGCACACCCGGATGTGAAACCGGCGCTCTCCCGCGAAGGGTTGGCGGAGGTATTCGCCATCAGCCCTGCCCGCACACCGGGACACGGGGTCTTTCACGAGGTCTACGAAGTGCGGCCTGGGTGCGCGCTGACCGTCACGCGCGACGGGGTTAAGATCAGCCGTTACTGGCAGCTCGAGAGTCGTCCGCATACAGATGACCTGGAGACGACCGCGGCACGGGTCAAAGAGCTGGTGACGGATTCGATCCAAAGGCAGCTGGTGGCCGACGTTCCTGTTTCGACGCTGCTCTCCGGCGGATTGGACTCCAGCGTGATCACGGCAGTGGCCGCCCGCTACTTCGAACAGGAAGGCCGCGGCCCCCTGCACACCTATTCCATCGATTACGTCGACAACGCCAGACATTTTCAGGCGAGCGCCTTCCAGCCGAATGAGGACGCTCCGTTCGTCAGACTGGTCTCGCAGCATCTGGGAACCCACCATCACGACATCCAGTTCGATACCGACGAGCTGATCGATGCCCTGCGGACTGCTACCCTCGCGCGCGATCTTCCGGGAATGGCCGATGTGGACGCCTCCCTGTACCTGTTTTGCCGCGAGATCAAAAAGGAGACGACTGTCGTCCTTTCCGGAGAATGCGCCGACGAGGTGTTTGGCGGCTATCCGTGGTTCCATCGGGAAGACATGCTGAATGCGCGGACATTCCCGTGGGCCAGGGCCACGAAAGAGCGGGCATCCTGGCTTTCGCCCGAGCTGAGGGACTGGGTCAAGCCGGAGGAATACGTCGCGATGCGGTACGAAGAAACCCTTGACGAAGTGCCGCAACTGCCCGGCGAAAGCCCCTTTGAAGCACGCCGTCGCGAAATGTTTTACCTCAATCTGACCTGGTTCATGAATACGCTGCTGGATCGCAAAGACCGGATGAGCATGGCTGCCAGCCTGGAGGCCCGTGTGCCGTTTTGCGACCATCGCATCGTGGAGTATGTCTGGAACATCCCATGGGAGCTGAAAACGTACGGAAACCGGGAAAAAGGCATCCTGCGAAAAGCGATGGAAGGAATCCTGCCCGACGAAGTCCTCTATCGCAAAAAAAGCCCTTATCCCAAGACGCACAATCCCTCTTACACCGAGGGGGTTCGCGCCTGGCTCCTCGATATTTTGAGCGATCCGGCGTCTCCCTTGCTGCCTCTCATCGACGTCCCGACCATCAGGCGAATCGCTGAATCGGACGCTCAGGCATCCAGTATCCCGTTCTTCGGCCAACTCATGAGCACCCCTCAGCTATTTGCGTTTCTCGGCCAGCTCGATTACTGGCTCCGCGAATACCGCGTTACCATCCTGTCGTAA